A genomic region of Phenylobacterium parvum contains the following coding sequences:
- a CDS encoding thioesterase family protein codes for MEETVEVWSGGVNTWECDEMGHLNVRFWVTKAMEALAGLSRRMGMPDAFARSGGATLLIRDLHMRFLREATAGACLWASGGVVALGEADADLLVILRHADGTPAATFRIRVEHATASDLRPFPWPGRIRAACAPLAVEVPDFAAPRSIDLSPLQETRASLAFAEANGMTRIGLGTVRADELDVFGRMRPEMFIGRVSDGVARLFGPTRPGPEAAPGEPPRRIGGAVLEYRVAHHGWPVAGDHLEVRSGFADCNARTRRVFHWMLDPVTGLPWASAEAVVISFDLDARKVVNITEAAQEEFRSRAIAGIGL; via the coding sequence TTGGAAGAAACGGTGGAGGTGTGGAGCGGCGGCGTCAACACCTGGGAATGCGACGAGATGGGTCACCTGAACGTCCGCTTCTGGGTGACCAAGGCGATGGAGGCCCTGGCTGGCCTATCGCGGAGGATGGGCATGCCCGACGCCTTCGCCCGTAGCGGCGGGGCCACCCTGCTCATCCGGGACCTGCACATGCGTTTCCTGCGCGAGGCGACGGCGGGCGCCTGCCTGTGGGCCTCAGGCGGCGTGGTCGCCCTGGGCGAGGCCGACGCCGATCTCCTGGTGATCCTGCGCCATGCCGACGGAACGCCGGCGGCCACCTTCCGCATCCGGGTCGAGCACGCCACCGCCTCGGACCTGCGGCCCTTTCCCTGGCCAGGGCGGATCCGCGCCGCCTGCGCCCCGCTGGCCGTCGAGGTCCCGGACTTCGCCGCCCCCCGCAGCATCGACCTGTCGCCCCTGCAGGAGACCCGGGCCAGCCTCGCCTTCGCCGAGGCGAACGGCATGACCCGGATCGGCCTCGGGACCGTCCGCGCCGATGAGCTGGACGTCTTCGGCCGGATGCGGCCGGAGATGTTCATCGGCAGGGTTTCCGACGGCGTGGCCCGGCTGTTCGGCCCGACCCGGCCCGGGCCGGAGGCTGCGCCCGGCGAGCCGCCCCGGCGGATCGGCGGCGCCGTCCTGGAGTACCGGGTCGCCCACCACGGCTGGCCGGTCGCCGGCGACCATTTGGAGGTCCGCTCAGGTTTTGCAGACTGCAACGCCCGGACCCGGCGGGTCTTCCACTGGATGCTGGATCCCGTGACCGGCCTGCCCTGGGCCAGCGCCGAGGCGGTGGTGATCAGCTTCGACCTCGACGCCCGAAAGGTGGTGAACATCACCGAAGCCGCCCAGGAGGAGT
- a CDS encoding cytochrome b/b6 domain-containing protein, whose translation MLLPSGLQIFNAHPALYTGETSRFGSAWMEIGSRERGEDIEGYLRLGGREFTTTGVLGWSGAPGEREKRAFPAWTTLPGYQSLATGRNWHLAAAWVLGLALAGYLAVGLAGGRLWRTLLPTPGMLAPRAILADLVAHLKLRPPAPEGGYNLLQRLAYLIVVAFVLPAMILSGLAMSPAVHAAAPWTGDIFGGRQSARSAHFLGTLILVLFFTAHMVMLLLSQPLQRLRTMTLGRRGDPS comes from the coding sequence GTGCTTCTGCCCAGCGGCCTGCAGATCTTCAACGCCCATCCGGCCCTCTACACGGGCGAGACCTCGCGCTTCGGCTCAGCCTGGATGGAGATCGGCTCGCGGGAACGGGGCGAGGATATCGAGGGCTACCTGCGGCTCGGCGGACGCGAGTTCACGACCACCGGCGTCCTGGGATGGTCCGGCGCCCCGGGTGAGCGGGAAAAGCGGGCCTTTCCCGCCTGGACGACCCTGCCGGGCTACCAGTCCCTGGCGACCGGGCGGAACTGGCACCTGGCGGCCGCCTGGGTCCTGGGCCTGGCCCTCGCCGGGTATCTGGCCGTGGGCCTTGCGGGCGGAAGGCTCTGGCGCACGCTCCTGCCGACGCCAGGCATGCTTGCGCCCAGGGCCATCCTGGCCGACCTCGTCGCCCACCTGAAGCTTCGGCCCCCGGCGCCGGAGGGGGGTTACAACCTCCTGCAGAGGCTGGCCTACCTCATTGTGGTCGCCTTCGTCCTGCCGGCGATGATCCTCTCGGGTCTCGCCATGTCCCCCGCCGTCCACGCCGCCGCGCCCTGGACGGGCGACATCTTTGGCGGTCGCCAGTCCGCCCGCTCGGCCCATTTCCTTGGAACGCTCATCCTGGTCCTGTTCTTCACCGCGCACATGGTCATGCTCCTCCTGAGCCAGCCCCTCCAGCGCCTGCGCACGATGACCCTCGGCCGCCGGGGGGACCCGTCATGA
- a CDS encoding molybdopterin-dependent oxidoreductase produces the protein MSSSRRTWLKGLAATGAAALASACDRIAGDPAVRAGLRGAERLNHGLHRVLFDRRTLAREYPDSAISAVFRANGSIDPGDPLYRRLAAGGFADYRLVVDGLVERPLSLDIASLRALPSRSQVTRHDCVEGWSAIARWTGARLAPVLEQAGLKPEARFLVFHCFDTLDPEAGADGRYYESIDLVDALHPQTLLAYEMNGSPLSIAHGAPVRLRVERQLGYKHAKYVSRIEAVADFSHISGGRGGFWEDRGYEWYAGI, from the coding sequence ATGAGCAGCTCGCGCCGCACCTGGCTGAAGGGGCTCGCCGCCACCGGGGCCGCCGCCCTTGCCTCGGCCTGCGACCGGATCGCCGGAGACCCCGCGGTGCGCGCGGGCCTAAGGGGCGCCGAGCGCCTCAACCACGGTCTTCACCGGGTGCTCTTCGACCGTCGAACCCTGGCGCGCGAGTATCCGGACAGCGCGATCTCGGCCGTCTTCCGCGCCAACGGTTCCATTGACCCGGGCGATCCGCTCTACCGGCGACTGGCCGCTGGCGGGTTTGCGGACTACCGCCTGGTGGTGGACGGCCTGGTCGAGCGGCCCCTGTCCCTGGATATCGCCTCCCTCCGGGCCCTGCCGTCCCGAAGCCAGGTCACCCGGCATGACTGTGTCGAGGGCTGGTCCGCCATCGCGCGCTGGACAGGGGCCCGGCTCGCCCCGGTCCTGGAGCAGGCGGGGCTGAAGCCGGAGGCTCGCTTCCTGGTCTTCCACTGTTTTGACACCCTGGACCCCGAGGCCGGCGCGGATGGCCGCTATTACGAGAGCATCGACCTGGTGGACGCCCTGCATCCCCAGACTCTGCTCGCCTACGAGATGAACGGCTCGCCCCTCAGCATCGCCCATGGCGCGCCGGTCCGGCTCCGGGTGGAGCGCCAGCTGGGCTACAAGCACGCCAAGTATGTCTCGCGGATCGAGGCCGTCGCCGACTTCAGCCACATCTCGGGCGGCAGGGGCGGCTTCTGGGAGGACCGCGGCTATGAGTGGTACGCGGGGATCTGA
- a CDS encoding 1,9-bis(guanidino)-5-aza-nonane synthase, with protein MNAETPNTNRKEELLSSKVEHVAIDQYDARPVIDAMRAMSFTSRDTARAADIWSMSLEDADCSTWLTLAGSTSAGGCMHIYRDMVKYGMIDAIVSTGASIIDMDFFEALGFRHYQAQSNVDDRDLRELYIDRIYDTYIDEEELQKCDEAIYEIANLLEPRPYSSREFIHEMGRWLAAGNARKPASLIETAFHEGVPIFCPAFTDSSAGFGLVKHQVERMKAGKPYLTIDAIADFRELTDIKLAAGTTGLFMVGGGVPKNFAQDTVVCAEILGHEAEMHKYAVQITVADVRDGACSSSTLKEACSWGKVDVTWEQMVFAEATTVVPLIASDAWHRGSWKTRRKRRWADLFAKAG; from the coding sequence ATGAACGCTGAAACCCCGAACACGAACCGCAAGGAAGAGCTCCTCTCGTCCAAGGTCGAGCATGTGGCCATCGACCAGTACGACGCCCGGCCGGTGATCGACGCCATGCGGGCCATGAGCTTCACCAGCCGCGACACCGCCCGCGCCGCGGATATCTGGTCCATGTCCCTTGAGGATGCGGACTGCTCGACCTGGCTGACCCTGGCGGGCTCGACCAGCGCCGGCGGCTGCATGCACATCTACCGGGACATGGTGAAGTACGGGATGATCGACGCCATCGTCTCGACGGGCGCCTCCATCATCGACATGGACTTCTTCGAGGCCCTGGGCTTCCGGCACTATCAGGCCCAGTCGAACGTGGACGACCGCGACCTGCGCGAGCTCTACATCGACCGCATCTACGACACCTACATCGACGAGGAAGAGCTCCAGAAGTGCGACGAGGCGATCTACGAGATCGCCAACCTGCTGGAGCCGCGGCCCTATTCCAGCCGTGAGTTCATCCACGAGATGGGCCGCTGGCTGGCCGCCGGCAACGCCCGCAAGCCCGCCTCCCTGATCGAGACCGCCTTCCACGAGGGCGTCCCGATCTTCTGCCCGGCCTTCACCGACTCCTCGGCCGGCTTCGGCCTGGTCAAGCACCAGGTCGAGCGCATGAAGGCGGGCAAGCCCTACCTGACCATCGACGCCATCGCCGACTTCCGCGAACTGACCGACATCAAGCTGGCGGCGGGGACGACGGGCCTGTTCATGGTCGGCGGCGGAGTGCCCAAGAACTTCGCCCAGGACACGGTGGTCTGCGCGGAGATCCTTGGGCACGAGGCCGAGATGCACAAGTACGCGGTCCAGATCACCGTGGCCGATGTGCGCGATGGCGCCTGCTCGTCCTCGACCCTCAAGGAGGCCTGCTCCTGGGGCAAGGTCGACGTGACCTGGGAGCAGATGGTGTTCGCCGAGGCCACCACGGTGGTCCCGCTCATCGCCTCGGACGCCTGGCACCGGGGCTCCTGGAAGACGCGCCGCAAGCGCCGCTGGGCGGACCTGTTCGCCAAGGCCGGCTGA
- a CDS encoding type III PLP-dependent enzyme, translating into MQTYHTPLDLVRERSPEHPVAIARPAAAALAARWFQDNFKGDVFYAVKANPSPWVIQALAANGVSAFDVASVPEIELVRAHAPDARLAFMHPVKSRAAIRAAYFDHGVRTFALDSQEELEKILAVTEGAKDLNLIVRLAVQAEGAAYSLAGKFGVDQHQAPSLLLAARRATQDLMGVSFHVGSQCMRPTAYNAAMAQASRALVRAGVLADVVDVGGGFPSIYPGMTPPALEDYFDAIQRGFAEMMVHETTELWCEPGRALVAEASSILTCVELRKGDALYLNDGAYGGLFDAAHARWPFPVKAIRSAGGEVREMEGALRPFRFYGPTCDAIDHMPGPFWLPEDVNEGDFIEIGMLGAYGVTMATRFNGFGAIETVACDDAPAASMFGLARRSIPSPRSEVQNVVRLSKARGRKRRKK; encoded by the coding sequence GCGGTCGCCTGAGCATCCCGTCGCAATTGCGCGACCGGCTGCGGCGGCCCTAGCGGCGCGCTGGTTCCAGGACAATTTCAAGGGCGACGTCTTCTATGCGGTGAAGGCGAATCCGTCTCCGTGGGTCATCCAGGCCCTGGCGGCGAACGGCGTCTCCGCATTCGACGTGGCTTCGGTTCCCGAGATCGAGCTCGTGCGGGCGCATGCGCCTGATGCGCGGCTGGCCTTCATGCATCCGGTCAAGAGCCGGGCGGCGATCCGCGCCGCCTACTTCGACCATGGCGTGCGGACCTTCGCCCTCGACTCCCAGGAAGAGCTCGAGAAGATCCTCGCCGTCACCGAAGGCGCCAAGGACCTGAACCTGATCGTCCGCCTGGCGGTCCAGGCCGAGGGCGCGGCCTATTCCTTGGCCGGAAAGTTCGGCGTCGACCAGCACCAGGCGCCCTCGCTCCTGCTCGCCGCCCGCCGGGCGACCCAGGACCTGATGGGCGTGTCCTTCCACGTCGGAAGCCAGTGCATGCGGCCTACCGCCTACAACGCGGCCATGGCCCAGGCCTCGCGCGCCCTGGTGCGCGCCGGCGTCCTGGCGGATGTGGTCGATGTCGGCGGCGGCTTCCCGTCCATCTATCCCGGCATGACCCCGCCGGCCCTGGAGGACTATTTCGACGCCATCCAGCGCGGCTTTGCCGAGATGATGGTGCACGAGACCACCGAGCTGTGGTGCGAGCCGGGGCGGGCCCTCGTGGCCGAGGCCTCCTCCATCCTCACCTGCGTGGAGCTGCGCAAGGGCGACGCCCTTTACCTCAACGACGGCGCTTACGGCGGCCTGTTCGACGCCGCGCACGCCCGCTGGCCCTTCCCGGTCAAGGCGATCCGGTCGGCCGGCGGCGAGGTCCGGGAAATGGAGGGCGCCCTGCGGCCCTTCCGCTTCTACGGCCCGACCTGCGACGCCATCGATCACATGCCCGGCCCCTTCTGGCTGCCCGAGGATGTCAATGAAGGCGACTTCATCGAGATCGGCATGCTGGGCGCCTACGGCGTGACCATGGCCACCCGGTTCAACGGCTTCGGCGCCATTGAGACGGTGGCCTGTGACGACGCTCCGGCGGCCTCCATGTTCGGCCTGGCCCGGCGCTCGATCCCGTCGCCGCGCTCAGAGGTCCAGAACGTGGTCCGCCTGTCCAAGGCCCGAGGCCGCAAGCGGCGCAAGAAGTAG